From a region of the Salvelinus alpinus chromosome 2, SLU_Salpinus.1, whole genome shotgun sequence genome:
- the LOC139556755 gene encoding tumor protein p53-inducible nuclear protein 2-like: protein MFRRLTSLFFGRDDDISTDQRTSTPAEMLEEGWLLINHQEVNPLEEQVVECANTSIYRSSPVTEETEPISETGVRMSEPEVPVQRSTTSPSRIIRVSVSMAGQLAKVSQVARVQRAQTRVDRHHLTGSCIQRQNCVRQRAQRHSPRTRTTYLQQPGHHNFSH, encoded by the exons ATGTTCAGAAGGCTCACAAGTCTGTTTTTTGGAAGAGATGATGACATCTCTACAGACCAGAGGACATCCACCCCTGCAGAAATGCTTGAGGAAGGGTGGCTTCTGATCAACCATCAAG AAGTGAACCCATTGGAGGAGCAGGTAGTGGAGTGTGCTAACACATCTATCTACAGAAGTTCACCTGTCactgaggagactgaacccatCTCAGAAACTGGCGTCAG GATGTCAGAACCAGAGGTCCCAGTCCAAAGAAGCACCACCAGCCCCAGCCGGATCATTCGTGTATCAGTGTCCATGGCTGGACAGCTGGCTAAGGTCTCGCAGGTTGCTCGTGTCCAGAGGGCTCAGACCCGGGTGGACCGCCACCACCTCACAGGGAGCTGCATCCAGCGGCAGAACTGTGTCCGCCAGCGAGCTCAGCGCCACTCACCCCGCACACGCACAACCTACCTCCAACAGCCAGGCCACCACAACTTCAGCCACTGA